The Halomonas sp. THAF5a genome segment ACCGCGTGTGACAGTGGCGGTGACAGGGAGCGTTACAGGTGTAATGAGAGCGAGGCAGGCCAACGCAACAGGGCTGACGCCTGAACACACCCTGGCTCTCTTTCAGGCGCCGCGGGCGGCGAGTGTCGGGGCGCTTTCGAGGAACTCGACACGTGGGGGTCGGGCACACTTTCAACAAGATCAAGAAAGTGATTTCACATCACGCCACCTTATCAACAAACCATGCGGCAATTAATCTTCTCGCCATCATTCACAAGCACGAGAGAACCTGCCCCATGAAAACTCGACTGACCCTTGCCGCCCTGTTTGTCGCTCTCCTTCCCCTGGGTGCCCAGGCCAACGATGCCGCCGAACGCGCGCTGCATCTCAATGAGACCCCCTTGGCACCTGTCCATCACACCTCGCTATCGGCGACTCCCCTCGCGGAGCCCCTCGAGGCCGGCGGTGATAGCACGGCGATGCAGAAAGCACGCGCCCGCTTGCAGTCGCAAGGCGTCGAGACCCAGTACGCGACGTCGACGGATCGGCTCGAGCCGGCCAGGAGTGCCACCAGCTAAGCCTCGAGGCGCTGCCATGAATTCTCAGGATGCCTCGTGCTGGCGGGGCGTCCTTATCCGGCATCCCAAGGCCATCAAGAGCTGGCTCCTCGCGTGACACGCGCGACAGTTCCAGCCCCCCGCATGCTGTTTATTGCGCTTGACGCTGGCGACAGACATCGCCGTGCCCCCTTACACCGCCCAGAACATGGAGGATTGATCCGTCATGAACCAACAGATCATTGACGACTTGAACCGTCGGTACACGGCAAAGAAATACGATGCCACCAGGAAGATATCGCCAGAGGACATGGAGACGATCAAGGAAGCCCTGCGACTCTCCCCATCCTCTATCAACTCCCAGCCCTGGAAGTTCATCATCATTGAAAGTGATGAAGCGAAACAGCGATTTCACGCAACCTTTGCTCACCACCACCAGTTCAATCAGCCACATGCCAGGGACGCCTCACATACCATCCTGTTGGCACACGACCCCAGGTTCACGAGGGACAAGTTCCGAAAACGTGTCGATGCCGAAGTGAGCTCAGGCCACCTGCCCGCTGACATGTACGACAACTTCATGGGCGCATATGCCTTCGCTGACAGCAATACCGATGAACACGGTAACAACGCGAGCTGGACGAAAGCACAAGTCTATCTGGCACTGGGCAACTTGATGCACACCCTGGCACGCCTGGACATTGCCTCGACGCCGATGGAGGGGGTCGACCATGAGCTGATCGGCGAACTCTTCAAGGAAGAGCTCGATGGCCATGTCTGTGAGGTCGCCATCGCTATCGGTTACCACAAAGATGGCGAAGACTGGAACCACAGCCTGCCGAAGGCGCGCCTCCCCATGAGGGAAGTGATGACGGTAGTGTGATCCACCTTCGATCATAAAGCAGGGTGCCCCACCCGGCTTTCTTTCTTCATTTCCACGTCACGACCTGGATAGAGCCGATCCTCTCAGGAGTCTTCGGCTGCGTCGTCGTTCTGCATCTCGCCCATCTGGGGCAGGGGAACCGATCGCCCGCAGACGGAGCCGAGCTCCCTGCGAATTATCAACACAATCCATAAAGTGATTGTTGATTTCGTCGGCTTATCAACGATACGGACGCCACCTATTCTCTGTCGTGTCATTCACTCCACGAGAGAGCGCGACCCATGAAAGCGATGCTGATCCACGAGTTTGGTGGTCCCGAGGTCTTCGAGCCCGCCGAGCTGCCCACGCCCCAGGCGGCCCCCGGTCAGGTGCTGGTGCGCGTCGCCGCCACCAGCGTCAACACCGTCGACACCATGATCCGCCAGATGGGGCCCGAGCTGCCCCTCTCCCCCGCGACACCCGCCCTGCTGGGCATGGACTTCGCCGGCACGGTGGAAGCCGTGGGAGAAGGCGTCACCGGCTTCACGGTAGGCGACGAGGTGTACGGCTGCGCCGGTGGCCTGGCCGACCTGCCCGGGGCCCTGGCCGAGTACATGGCGGCCGATGCCCGCCTCATCGCCCACAAGCCCGTCAGCCTGAGCATGGCGGAGGCCGCGGCGCTGCCGCTGGTTGGCATCACCGCCTATGAGGGGCTGATGCGCGCCGGCATCGGCCAGGGCAAGACGGTGCTGGTGCACGGGGGCGCAGGCGGCGTGGGCCATGTCGCCGTGCAGCTCGCCCGTCATTTCGGCGGGCGCGTCTCGGCCACCGTCGGGCGCGATGAGCATCATGCGCTGGTCGAGTCGCTGGGTGCCCGGT includes the following:
- a CDS encoding zinc-dependent alcohol dehydrogenase family protein, translated to MKAMLIHEFGGPEVFEPAELPTPQAAPGQVLVRVAATSVNTVDTMIRQMGPELPLSPATPALLGMDFAGTVEAVGEGVTGFTVGDEVYGCAGGLADLPGALAEYMAADARLIAHKPVSLSMAEAAALPLVGITAYEGLMRAGIGQGKTVLVHGGAGGVGHVAVQLARHFGGRVSATVGRDEHHALVESLGARSIDYRAQPVADYVAGHTGGAGFDIVFDSVGGANLANSFEAAALNGQVATTVSMLELDLNTAHFKGLSLHVVFMLIPMLHDHQRETHGRILGELAAIVDAGGLKPLLDSPLYPLARVGEAHARLASGQATGKVVVEI
- a CDS encoding NAD(P)H-dependent oxidoreductase, which gives rise to MNQQIIDDLNRRYTAKKYDATRKISPEDMETIKEALRLSPSSINSQPWKFIIIESDEAKQRFHATFAHHHQFNQPHARDASHTILLAHDPRFTRDKFRKRVDAEVSSGHLPADMYDNFMGAYAFADSNTDEHGNNASWTKAQVYLALGNLMHTLARLDIASTPMEGVDHELIGELFKEELDGHVCEVAIAIGYHKDGEDWNHSLPKARLPMREVMTVV